From Nocardioides sp. HDW12B, the proteins below share one genomic window:
- the rapZ gene encoding RNase adapter RapZ — protein sequence MAFTSPGGDPDSRGELVVVTGMTGAGRSTAAKELEDLGYFVVDNLPPRLVPDVVRMVDDTHGVAQSIAVVVDVRSGSFFDSLREVVNAGVEDRRTTLLYLEADDDVLVRRQEAARRPHPLQEGGRLLDGLQREREVVADLRGDADLVIDTSNLNVHQLTAQIARNFGTEKRLALTVTVVSFGFKYGIPVDSDYVADMRFLPNPFWVPELRSHTGRESGVSDYVLSQPGAGAFLEHFVPLVTAVGEGYLREGKRFMTIAVGCTGGKHRSVAMSEELAARLRGQGLDALAAHRDLGRE from the coding sequence GTGGCGTTCACCTCACCCGGGGGCGACCCGGACAGCCGCGGCGAGCTCGTGGTCGTGACCGGCATGACCGGCGCGGGCCGGAGCACGGCGGCCAAGGAGCTGGAGGACCTCGGCTACTTCGTCGTCGACAACCTCCCGCCGCGCCTGGTCCCCGACGTGGTCCGCATGGTCGACGACACCCACGGGGTCGCGCAGTCGATCGCGGTCGTCGTCGACGTCCGCTCGGGCTCGTTCTTCGACTCGCTGCGCGAGGTCGTGAACGCCGGGGTCGAGGACCGTCGGACGACGCTGCTCTACCTCGAGGCCGACGACGACGTGCTCGTACGCCGCCAGGAGGCGGCCCGGCGTCCCCACCCCCTGCAGGAGGGCGGCCGGCTCCTCGACGGCCTCCAGCGCGAGCGGGAGGTGGTGGCCGACCTGCGCGGCGACGCCGACCTCGTGATCGACACCAGCAACCTCAACGTCCACCAGCTCACGGCGCAGATCGCACGCAACTTCGGCACCGAGAAGCGCCTCGCCCTGACCGTCACGGTGGTGAGCTTCGGCTTCAAGTACGGCATCCCGGTCGACTCCGACTACGTCGCCGACATGCGCTTCCTGCCGAACCCGTTCTGGGTGCCCGAGCTGCGTTCGCACACCGGTCGGGAGAGCGGGGTCTCGGACTACGTGCTGAGCCAGCCCGGCGCCGGGGCGTTCCTCGAGCACTTCGTGCCGCTGGTCACCGCCGTCGGGGAGGGCTACCTGCGCGAGGGCAAGCGCTTCATGACGATCGCCGTCGGGTGCACCGGCGGCAAGCACCGCAGCGTCGCCATGTCCGAGGAGCTCGCGGCGCGGCTGCGCGGGCAGGGCCTCGACGCGCTGGCCGCCCACCGCGACCTGGGTCGCGAGTGA
- the uvrC gene encoding excinuclease ABC subunit UvrC yields MADPSTYRPAAGSIPTSPGVYRFSDPRGRVVYVGKAKNLRARLSSYFQDIANLHPRTASMVTTAAKVEWTVVGTEVEALQLEYSWIKEYDPRFNVKYRDDKSYPWLAVTLGDEFPRVMVVRGAKKKGTRYFGPYSHAWAIRDTVDTLLRVFPMRSCSNGVFTRSGQVGRPCLLGYIDKCAAPCVGHVSAEEHRAIVQDFCDFMSGHTAEFTKRIEKEMYAASEAMDFEKAARLRDDLGALNRALEKQAIVLGDGTDADVVAVEEDPLEVAVQVFHVRGGRVRGQRGWVAEKTEDADLGGLMERFLLQLYAAESGDGVPREILVPALPEDHAAMEEWLSGLRGSRVKVRVPQRGDKKALQETVARNAKQSMMLHKTKRASDLTSRNQALEDIQVSLELSEAPLRIECFDISNLQGTEVVGSMVVFEDGLPRKSEYRRFVVRSIDGQNDVAAMHEVVTRRFRRLLDERVEHPELGESSPVGSGPMLVDPDTGRTKSFAYTPGLVVVDGGPPQVAAAQRALDELGIDDIPVCGLAKRLEEIWLPSQEDPVIMPRTSEALFLLQRVRDEAHRFAIAHHRGRRSKTMVESLLDDVPGLGEVRRKALLRRFGSLRKLRAATVEDIADVPGIGPSTAQRIADALVAGAPAPGVNTATGEIEEG; encoded by the coding sequence GTGGCCGACCCGTCGACGTACCGTCCCGCAGCGGGGTCGATCCCGACCTCGCCGGGCGTCTACCGGTTCTCCGACCCGCGCGGTCGCGTGGTCTACGTCGGCAAGGCCAAGAACCTCCGCGCGCGGCTGTCGTCGTACTTCCAGGACATCGCCAACCTGCACCCGCGGACCGCGTCGATGGTCACCACCGCGGCCAAGGTCGAGTGGACCGTGGTCGGCACGGAGGTCGAGGCGCTGCAGCTGGAGTACTCCTGGATCAAGGAGTACGACCCGCGCTTCAACGTGAAGTACCGCGACGACAAGTCCTACCCGTGGCTGGCGGTCACCCTGGGCGACGAGTTCCCGCGCGTCATGGTCGTCCGGGGCGCGAAGAAGAAGGGCACGCGCTACTTCGGCCCCTACTCCCACGCCTGGGCCATCCGCGACACCGTCGACACCCTGCTCCGGGTCTTCCCGATGCGCTCCTGCTCCAACGGCGTCTTCACCCGCAGCGGCCAGGTCGGCCGCCCCTGCCTGCTCGGCTACATCGACAAGTGCGCCGCCCCCTGCGTCGGGCACGTCAGCGCCGAGGAGCACCGCGCGATCGTCCAGGACTTCTGCGACTTCATGAGCGGCCACACCGCGGAGTTCACCAAGCGCATCGAGAAGGAGATGTACGCCGCCTCGGAGGCGATGGACTTCGAGAAGGCGGCCCGCCTGCGTGACGACCTCGGGGCGCTCAACCGGGCCCTGGAGAAGCAGGCGATCGTGCTGGGCGACGGCACCGACGCCGACGTCGTGGCCGTCGAGGAGGACCCGCTCGAGGTCGCGGTGCAGGTCTTCCACGTCCGCGGCGGACGCGTGCGCGGCCAGCGCGGCTGGGTGGCGGAGAAGACCGAGGACGCCGACCTCGGCGGGCTGATGGAGCGCTTCCTGCTGCAGCTGTACGCCGCGGAGTCCGGCGACGGCGTGCCGCGGGAGATCCTCGTCCCGGCCTTGCCGGAGGACCACGCGGCGATGGAGGAGTGGCTGAGCGGGCTGCGGGGGAGCCGGGTCAAGGTCCGGGTGCCGCAGCGCGGCGACAAGAAGGCGCTGCAGGAGACCGTCGCCCGCAACGCCAAGCAGTCGATGATGCTGCACAAGACGAAGCGGGCCTCCGACCTCACCAGCCGCAACCAGGCCCTCGAGGACATCCAGGTGTCGCTCGAGCTGTCCGAGGCGCCGCTGCGCATCGAGTGCTTCGACATCTCCAACCTCCAGGGCACCGAGGTGGTCGGCTCGATGGTGGTCTTCGAGGACGGCCTGCCCCGCAAGTCGGAGTACCGCCGTTTCGTGGTGCGCAGCATCGACGGCCAGAACGACGTCGCGGCCATGCACGAGGTCGTCACCCGGCGCTTCCGGCGGCTCCTCGACGAGCGCGTCGAGCACCCCGAGCTGGGGGAGTCCTCGCCCGTCGGCAGCGGCCCGATGCTGGTCGACCCGGACACCGGGCGCACCAAGTCCTTCGCCTACACCCCGGGTCTCGTCGTCGTCGACGGCGGTCCGCCGCAGGTGGCGGCCGCCCAGCGTGCCCTCGACGAGCTCGGCATCGACGACATCCCGGTCTGCGGGCTGGCCAAGCGGCTCGAGGAGATCTGGCTGCCCTCCCAGGAGGACCCGGTCATCATGCCGCGCACCAGCGAGGCTCTCTTCCTGCTGCAGCGCGTGCGCGACGAGGCCCACCGCTTCGCCATCGCGCACCACCGCGGCCGCCGCTCGAAGACCATGGTCGAGAGCCTGCTCGACGACGTACCCGGACTCGGCGAGGTGCGACGCAAGGCCCTGCTCCGCCGGTTCGGCTCCCTGCGCAAGCTGCGGGCTGCGACGGTGGAGGACATCGCCGACGTGCCGGGCATCGGCCCGTCCACGGCACAACGCATCGCCGACGCCCTCGTGGCGGGAGCACCGGCTCCGGGGGTCAACACGGCCACCGGCGAGATCGAGGAGGGGTAG
- the whiA gene encoding DNA-binding protein WhiA: MAMTAQVKAELASTPVTRTCCRKAEVSSMLRFAGGLHIVSGQIVVEAELDTGAAARRLRRDISEIYGHASDVAMVTGHGIRKHSRYVVRVVRDGEALARQTGLLDGRGRPVRGLPPQVVSGGNCDAVAAWRGAFLAHGSLTEPGRSSALEVTCPGPEAALALVGAARRLGISAKAREVRGVDRVVIRDGDAIGALLTRLGAHESLMAWEERRMRREVRATANRLANFDDANLRRSARAAVAAGARVERALEILGEEVPDHLRQAGSLRLEHKQASLEELGQLHDPVLTKDAIAGRIRRLLAMADKKAQETGIPDTEASLTPEMLAEDE; the protein is encoded by the coding sequence ATGGCGATGACGGCTCAGGTCAAGGCAGAGCTGGCCAGCACCCCCGTGACGCGCACCTGCTGCCGCAAGGCGGAGGTCTCCTCGATGCTCCGCTTCGCCGGCGGTCTCCACATCGTCAGCGGCCAGATCGTCGTCGAGGCCGAGCTCGACACCGGGGCGGCGGCCCGCCGCCTCCGGCGCGACATCTCCGAGATCTACGGCCACGCCTCCGACGTCGCGATGGTGACCGGCCACGGCATTCGCAAGCACAGCCGGTACGTCGTCCGCGTCGTCCGCGACGGCGAGGCCCTGGCCCGCCAGACCGGCCTCCTCGACGGCCGTGGCCGCCCCGTGCGCGGCCTCCCGCCGCAGGTCGTGTCCGGCGGCAACTGCGACGCCGTGGCGGCCTGGCGCGGCGCGTTCCTGGCCCACGGCTCGCTGACCGAGCCGGGCCGCTCCTCCGCCCTGGAGGTCACCTGTCCCGGCCCCGAGGCCGCCCTCGCGCTCGTCGGCGCCGCCCGACGCCTCGGCATCAGCGCCAAGGCCCGCGAGGTGCGCGGCGTCGACCGCGTCGTGATCCGCGACGGCGACGCCATCGGCGCGCTGCTGACCCGGCTGGGCGCCCACGAGTCGCTCATGGCCTGGGAGGAGCGCCGGATGCGTCGCGAGGTCCGTGCCACGGCCAACCGCCTCGCCAACTTCGACGACGCCAACCTGCGCCGCTCCGCCCGCGCCGCCGTCGCGGCCGGCGCTCGTGTCGAGCGCGCGCTCGAGATCCTCGGCGAGGAGGTCCCCGACCACCTCCGTCAGGCCGGCAGCCTCCGGCTCGAGCACAAGCAGGCCTCCCTCGAGGAGCTCGGCCAGCTGCACGACCCGGTGCTGACCAAGGACGCCATCGCCGGACGCATCCGCCGTCTGCTGGCGATGGCGGACAAGAAGGCCCAGGAGACCGGCATCCCGGACACCGAGGCCTCCCTCACCCCGGAGATGTTGGCCGAGGATGAATGA
- a CDS encoding MBL fold metallo-hydrolase — protein sequence MSYTGKVTEGGPADVRELSRLMITKMVVGDFGNNTYLLRCRRTDEQVLVDAAAEPERILSLVGRGGLAKVVTTHQHGDHWGALADVVEATGATTYAGAHDAEGIPVPTDVLVEDGDTITVGDCTLTAIHLVGHTPGSIALLYDDPDGTPHLFTGDCLFPGGVGNTFGSKENFDSLLHDVTTKLFDRLPDETWFYPGHGDDSVLGAERPKIPEWRERGW from the coding sequence ATGAGCTACACCGGCAAGGTCACCGAAGGCGGTCCCGCCGACGTCCGTGAGCTGTCACGGCTGATGATCACGAAGATGGTGGTCGGCGACTTCGGCAACAACACCTACCTGCTGCGCTGCCGCCGGACCGACGAGCAGGTGCTGGTCGACGCCGCCGCCGAGCCCGAGCGCATCCTCTCCCTCGTCGGCCGCGGCGGGCTCGCGAAGGTCGTCACCACCCACCAGCACGGCGACCACTGGGGCGCGCTGGCCGACGTCGTCGAGGCGACCGGCGCGACGACGTACGCCGGGGCGCACGACGCCGAGGGGATCCCGGTGCCGACCGACGTCCTCGTCGAGGACGGCGACACCATCACCGTCGGCGACTGCACCCTCACCGCGATCCACCTGGTCGGCCACACCCCCGGCTCGATCGCGCTGCTCTACGACGACCCCGACGGCACCCCGCACCTGTTCACCGGCGACTGCCTGTTCCCGGGCGGGGTCGGCAACACCTTCGGTAGCAAGGAGAACTTCGACTCGCTGCTGCACGACGTCACGACCAAGCTGTTCGACCGGCTCCCCGACGAGACCTGGTTCTACCCCGGCCACGGCGACGACTCGGTCCTCGGCGCCGAGCGGCCCAAGATCCCGGAGTGGCGCGAGCGCGGTTGGTAG
- the yvcK gene encoding uridine diphosphate-N-acetylglucosamine-binding protein YvcK, producing the protein MTAHPDGVRVVALGGGHGLSASLSALRRVTGRLTAVVTVADDGGSSGRLRREFGCLPPGDLRQALSALCGDDEWGVTWARALQHRFASTGDLDQHALGNLLIVTLWDLLDDHVAGLDWVGRLLGAQGRVLPMALAPLHITAQVRGEDPEAPEAVSTVRGQAEVAVTPGQVLSVALDPADAPACPEAVAAVLEADWVVLGPGSWFTSVIPHLLIPDLRRALETTSARILVALNLSAQTGETEGFTPEAHLEVLAAHAPGLSVATVLADSTAVTDLDGLQQAAERLGARLVSEDVARADGSPRHDPEKLAAAYARALGAT; encoded by the coding sequence GTGACCGCGCACCCGGACGGCGTGCGGGTGGTCGCGCTCGGGGGCGGGCACGGGCTGTCGGCCTCGTTGTCGGCGCTGCGCCGGGTCACGGGCCGGCTCACCGCCGTCGTCACGGTCGCCGACGACGGCGGGTCGTCGGGGCGGCTGCGGCGCGAGTTCGGCTGCCTGCCGCCCGGCGACCTGCGGCAGGCGCTGTCGGCGCTGTGCGGCGACGACGAGTGGGGCGTGACCTGGGCGCGAGCGCTGCAGCACCGCTTCGCCAGCACCGGCGACCTCGACCAGCACGCGCTGGGCAACCTGCTCATCGTCACCCTCTGGGACCTGCTCGACGACCACGTCGCCGGCCTCGACTGGGTCGGGCGGCTGCTCGGCGCCCAGGGCCGGGTGCTGCCGATGGCGCTGGCCCCCCTCCACATCACCGCCCAGGTCCGGGGCGAGGATCCCGAGGCACCCGAGGCCGTCTCCACGGTCCGCGGCCAGGCCGAGGTGGCCGTCACCCCGGGGCAGGTGCTGTCGGTGGCGCTGGACCCGGCCGACGCGCCCGCCTGCCCCGAGGCGGTGGCTGCGGTCCTCGAGGCCGACTGGGTGGTGCTGGGACCCGGGTCGTGGTTCACCAGCGTGATCCCGCACCTGCTCATCCCGGACCTGCGTCGCGCCCTCGAGACGACGTCGGCGCGGATCCTGGTCGCCCTCAACCTCAGCGCCCAGACCGGCGAGACCGAGGGCTTCACCCCCGAGGCCCACCTGGAGGTGCTGGCGGCGCACGCGCCCGGCCTGAGCGTGGCCACGGTGCTGGCCGACAGCACCGCCGTCACCGACCTCGACGGGCTCCAGCAGGCCGCCGAGCGGCTCGGAGCCCGCCTCGTGAGCGAGGACGTGGCCCGGGCCGACGGCTCGCCGCGCCACGACCCCGAGAAACTGGCAGCCGCCTATGCGCGGGCATTGGGAGCGACGTAG
- the gap gene encoding type I glyceraldehyde-3-phosphate dehydrogenase — translation MTVRVGINGFGRIGRNFYRAVRASGADIEIVGVNDLTDNTSLAHLLKFDSILGRLDADVSSTDTSIKVGDTEFAVSAERDPSKLSWGELGVDVVVESTGFFTDATKAKAHVDAGAKKVIISAPASNEDITIVMGVNHELYDPAQHTVISNASCTTNCLAPMAKALHDEFTIVKGLMTTIHAYTADQNLQDNIHKDPRRARAAALNMVPTSTGAAKAIGLVLPELKGKLDGYAMRVPVPTGSATDLTFEAGRETSVEEVNAAIEKAADGRYLKYSTDPLVSTDIVTDPASCIFDAPLTKVIGNQVKVLGWYDNEWGYSNRLADLITHIGSSL, via the coding sequence GTGACCGTTCGTGTAGGAATCAACGGCTTCGGCCGCATCGGCCGCAACTTCTACCGTGCGGTCCGCGCCTCGGGCGCCGACATCGAGATCGTCGGCGTCAACGACCTGACCGACAACACGTCGCTGGCCCACCTGCTGAAGTTCGACTCGATCCTGGGTCGTCTCGACGCCGACGTGTCGTCCACCGACACCTCGATCAAGGTCGGCGACACTGAGTTCGCCGTGTCCGCCGAGCGCGACCCCTCGAAGCTGAGCTGGGGCGAGCTCGGGGTCGACGTCGTCGTGGAGTCCACCGGCTTCTTCACCGACGCCACCAAGGCCAAGGCCCACGTCGACGCCGGCGCCAAGAAGGTCATCATCTCCGCGCCCGCCTCCAACGAGGACATCACGATCGTGATGGGTGTCAACCACGAGCTGTACGACCCCGCGCAGCACACCGTCATCTCCAACGCGTCGTGCACCACCAACTGCCTGGCCCCCATGGCCAAGGCGCTCCACGACGAGTTCACGATCGTCAAGGGCCTGATGACGACGATCCACGCCTACACCGCGGACCAGAACCTCCAGGACAACATCCACAAGGACCCGCGCCGCGCCCGCGCCGCCGCGCTCAACATGGTCCCGACCTCGACCGGTGCCGCCAAGGCCATCGGCCTGGTTCTGCCCGAGCTCAAGGGCAAGCTCGACGGCTACGCCATGCGCGTCCCGGTGCCGACCGGCTCCGCGACCGACCTGACCTTCGAGGCCGGCCGCGAGACCTCGGTCGAGGAGGTCAACGCCGCCATCGAGAAGGCCGCCGACGGCCGCTACCTCAAGTACTCGACCGACCCGCTGGTGTCCACCGACATCGTCACCGACCCGGCGTCGTGCATCTTCGACGCCCCGCTGACCAAGGTGATCGGCAACCAGGTCAAGGTCCTCGGCTGGTACGACAACGAGTGGGGCTACTCCAACCGCCTCGCCGACCTGATCACCCACATCGGCAGCTCCCTCTGA
- the uvrA gene encoding excinuclease ABC subunit UvrA, with protein MADQLIIRGAREHNLKDVSLDLPRDSLIVFTGLSGSGKSSLAFDTIFAEGQRRYVESLSAYARQFLGQMDKPDVDFIEGLSPAVSIDQKSTSKNPRSTVGTITEVYDYLRLLYARAGRPHCPTCGEPIEKQTPQQIVDRVMTWDTGTRFQVLAPVIRGRKGEYVDLFRQLVTQGFSRARVDGETYSLSEPPTLDKQKKHTIEVVIDRIAVKDGVKRRLTDSVETALDLAGGLVLFDLVDLDAKDPDREKKFSERMACPNEHPLEVDELEPRSFSFNSPFGACGECHGLGTRMEVDQELVVTDPEATLAEGAISAWSGAHVADFFQRLLGALGDELGFDLDTPWEELPAKAQRSILDGHSTKVHVRHRNRYGRERSYYTAFEGVRPYIERRHREAESDTSRERFEGFMREVPCPVCEGSRLKPVVRAVTVGGRSIAEVCALPINETAAFLATVELSVRERQIAEQVLKEIQERLRFLLDVGLDYLSLDRPSGSLSGGEAQRIRLATQIGAGLVGVLYVLDEPSIGLHQRDNHRLIETLLRLRDLGNTLIVVEHDEDTIRVADWAVDIGPGAGEHGGQVVHSGPVAGLLTHPDSPTGMYLSGRKSIPLPAVRRPRTPGRELKVIGAKEHNLRDIDVAFPLGMFVAVTGVSGSGKSTLVNDILYTSLAKQVYNARTVPGRHRRIDGLGEVDKVIHVDQSPIGRTPRSNPATYTGVFDHVRKLFASTPEAKMRGYLQGRFSFNVKGGRCEACSGDGTLKIEMNFLPDVYVPCEVCHGARYNRETLEVHYKGKTIAEVLDMPIEEAVDFFAAVPAINRHLSTLVEVGLGYVRLGQPAPTLSGGEAQRVKLSTELQKRSTGKTVYVLDEPTTGLHFEDIRKLLLVLGRLVDQGNSVLVIEHNLDVIKTADWIVDMGPEGGNRGGLVVAEGTPEDVAANPDSHTGRFLKSLLDGQTRVPTGTRSRGTKATTKAAKAVTSSGTTTATTTAKKTAKKTAAKTTAKKPTTTKATTRVARSR; from the coding sequence GTGGCTGACCAGCTGATCATCCGTGGTGCGCGTGAGCACAACCTCAAGGACGTCTCCCTCGACCTCCCACGCGACTCCCTCATCGTCTTCACCGGGCTCTCCGGCTCGGGCAAGTCGAGCCTCGCCTTCGACACGATCTTCGCCGAGGGCCAGCGCCGCTACGTCGAGTCGCTGTCGGCCTACGCCCGGCAGTTCCTCGGACAGATGGACAAGCCCGACGTCGACTTCATCGAGGGTCTGAGCCCGGCGGTCTCGATCGACCAGAAGTCCACCTCGAAGAACCCGCGCTCCACCGTCGGGACGATCACCGAGGTCTACGACTACCTCCGTCTGCTCTACGCCCGCGCCGGGCGCCCGCACTGCCCCACCTGCGGCGAGCCGATCGAGAAGCAGACGCCGCAGCAGATCGTCGACCGCGTCATGACCTGGGACACCGGCACCCGCTTCCAGGTCCTGGCCCCCGTGATCCGCGGGCGCAAGGGTGAGTACGTCGACCTCTTCCGCCAGCTCGTCACCCAGGGGTTCTCGCGTGCCCGGGTCGACGGGGAGACCTACTCGCTGTCCGAGCCGCCGACGCTGGACAAGCAGAAGAAGCACACCATCGAGGTCGTGATCGACCGGATCGCGGTCAAGGACGGCGTCAAGCGTCGCCTCACCGACTCCGTGGAGACCGCGCTCGACCTCGCCGGCGGCCTCGTGCTGTTCGACCTCGTCGACCTCGACGCGAAGGACCCCGACCGGGAGAAGAAGTTCTCCGAGCGCATGGCGTGCCCCAACGAGCACCCGCTCGAGGTCGACGAGCTCGAGCCGCGCTCGTTCTCCTTCAACTCGCCCTTCGGCGCGTGCGGGGAGTGCCACGGCCTCGGGACCCGGATGGAGGTCGACCAGGAGCTGGTCGTCACCGACCCGGAGGCGACGCTGGCCGAGGGCGCCATCAGCGCCTGGTCCGGCGCCCACGTCGCCGACTTCTTCCAGCGGCTCCTCGGCGCCCTGGGCGACGAGCTGGGCTTCGACCTGGACACGCCGTGGGAGGAGCTGCCGGCCAAGGCCCAGCGCTCCATCCTCGACGGCCACTCCACCAAGGTCCACGTGCGCCACCGCAACCGCTACGGCCGCGAACGCTCCTACTACACCGCCTTCGAGGGCGTCCGCCCCTACATCGAGCGGCGCCACCGCGAGGCGGAGTCCGACACCAGCCGCGAGCGCTTCGAGGGCTTCATGCGCGAGGTGCCGTGCCCGGTCTGCGAGGGCTCGCGCCTCAAGCCGGTCGTGCGGGCGGTCACCGTCGGCGGCCGCTCCATCGCCGAGGTCTGCGCCCTGCCGATCAACGAGACCGCCGCCTTCCTCGCGACCGTCGAGCTCAGCGTGCGCGAGCGCCAGATCGCCGAGCAGGTGCTCAAGGAGATCCAGGAGCGTCTGCGCTTCCTGCTCGACGTCGGTCTCGACTACCTCTCCCTCGACCGTCCCTCCGGGTCGCTGTCGGGTGGGGAGGCGCAGCGGATCCGGCTGGCCACCCAGATCGGCGCCGGCCTGGTCGGCGTCCTCTACGTCCTCGACGAGCCCTCGATCGGCCTGCACCAGCGCGACAACCACCGGCTCATCGAGACCCTGCTGCGACTGCGCGACCTCGGCAACACGCTCATCGTCGTCGAGCACGACGAGGACACCATCCGGGTCGCCGACTGGGCCGTCGACATCGGGCCCGGGGCGGGGGAGCACGGCGGCCAGGTGGTCCACTCCGGCCCCGTCGCCGGCCTGCTGACCCACCCCGACTCCCCGACGGGGATGTACCTCTCGGGGCGCAAGTCCATCCCGCTGCCCGCCGTACGCCGTCCGCGGACGCCGGGGCGCGAGCTCAAGGTGATCGGGGCCAAGGAGCACAACCTCCGCGACATCGACGTCGCGTTCCCGCTGGGGATGTTCGTCGCGGTCACCGGGGTCAGCGGCTCGGGCAAGTCCACCCTGGTCAACGACATCCTCTACACGTCGCTGGCCAAGCAGGTCTACAACGCCCGCACGGTCCCGGGGCGTCACCGCCGCATCGACGGGCTGGGCGAGGTCGACAAGGTCATCCACGTCGACCAGTCGCCGATCGGCCGGACGCCCCGTTCCAACCCGGCCACCTACACCGGCGTCTTCGACCACGTCCGCAAGCTCTTCGCCTCCACGCCCGAGGCGAAGATGCGCGGCTACCTGCAGGGCCGGTTCTCGTTCAACGTCAAGGGCGGCCGCTGCGAGGCCTGCTCCGGCGACGGCACCCTGAAGATCGAGATGAACTTCCTGCCGGACGTCTACGTCCCCTGCGAGGTCTGCCACGGCGCCCGTTACAACCGGGAGACGCTGGAGGTCCACTACAAGGGCAAGACCATCGCCGAGGTCCTCGACATGCCGATCGAGGAGGCCGTCGACTTCTTCGCCGCGGTGCCGGCCATCAACCGGCACCTGTCGACGCTGGTCGAGGTCGGGCTCGGCTACGTGCGCCTGGGTCAGCCCGCCCCCACGCTGTCGGGCGGCGAGGCCCAGCGCGTCAAGCTGTCCACCGAGCTGCAGAAGCGCTCGACGGGCAAGACCGTCTACGTCCTCGACGAGCCCACCACCGGTCTGCACTTCGAGGACATCCGCAAGCTGCTGCTGGTGCTGGGCCGCCTGGTCGACCAGGGCAACTCGGTGCTGGTCATCGAGCACAACCTCGACGTCATCAAGACCGCGGACTGGATCGTCGACATGGGTCCCGAGGGCGGCAACCGCGGCGGCCTCGTCGTGGCCGAGGGCACGCCGGAGGACGTCGCGGCCAACCCCGACAGCCACACCGGCCGCTTCCTCAAGTCGCTGCTCGACGGCCAGACCCGCGTGCCCACCGGCACCCGGTCCCGGGGCACGAAGGCGACCACGAAGGCGGCGAAGGCGGTGACGTCGTCGGGCACCACGACGGCGACCACGACGGCGAAGAAGACGGCGAAGAAGACGGCCGCGAAGACCACGGCGAAGAAGCCCACGACGACGAAGGCGACGACGCGGGTGGCGCGCAGCCGCTGA
- a CDS encoding Rieske (2Fe-2S) protein, with translation MADLVPLRDLPLDRRRLIGCAALFGVSGPLLAACSSGSSSEDSEDSEDAAASTSAGAALVAAADVPVGGGVVLSDLNIVVTQPKKGEFRAFDSRCTHQNGTLSEPQDGIMTCPLHGSQFSVEGENLVGPNGEPAGSTPDLDTVDVEVQGGDVVRA, from the coding sequence ATGGCCGACCTCGTCCCCCTCCGTGACCTGCCGCTCGATCGGCGCCGCCTCATCGGGTGCGCCGCGCTCTTCGGGGTCAGCGGGCCGCTGCTGGCCGCGTGCTCGAGCGGCTCCTCCTCCGAGGACTCCGAGGACTCCGAGGACGCTGCGGCCAGCACGTCGGCCGGGGCGGCGCTCGTCGCCGCGGCGGACGTCCCGGTCGGCGGCGGCGTGGTCCTCAGCGACCTGAACATCGTGGTGACGCAGCCGAAGAAGGGGGAGTTCCGTGCCTTCGACTCCCGGTGCACCCACCAGAACGGCACGCTGAGCGAGCCGCAGGACGGCATCATGACGTGCCCGCTGCACGGCAGCCAGTTCTCCGTCGAGGGCGAGAACCTCGTCGGTCCCAACGGCGAGCCCGCCGGCAGCACGCCCGACCTCGACACGGTCGACGTCGAGGTGCAGGGCGGCGACGTGGTGCGCGCCTGA